Genomic DNA from Labeo rohita strain BAU-BD-2019 unplaced genomic scaffold, IGBB_LRoh.1.0 scaffold_494, whole genome shotgun sequence:
ACTGCCatcttcagttatttttttcaggtagTCAAATTATTCCTGTAATTATGCTGCCTTCATTTTTTATTGGACATTTCTCACTTATGAAGTCGTGATTACGAGCTTGTCATATTCAAGTGCTTTAATATCGGAAAGAATAAAATGTAGCATCCCATTGGTTGACAATCATATAAACATTCACTGCACTACATATGCAGTTTGCTGACAATTCTGTAATTTAGGTCAAATATATGCTTATTTCACTGCttataaaacatacaatatGTTTCGAAAGATCGTTCATATCTAGCCTATAAATACACTATTTTAGCGACAAGACAAAGGGATGAAGTTGTTGTGAGAACTGCACTGACAGCCACAATTTTTGTCCTCTCCATCATGTATGTTTAAAGTTCATGACCCGCTCAACTCGGAAACTCTGGTTTTCCCAGTAGTATTTCCAGTAGTATTTCTCTAAAATTTCCCAGTAGTAAATACGACTTGAGAGGCGTTCACGTCTAATGCTGCGTTCAAGTCCCTTTGGTCGGAGCAAGATGACGATTTACCTTTTCTACATAAAATTCAACGTTTTTTAaactctgcatctacaaaaTGATGGTGCATCATggtgtttttgctttttgtgtttttatttaatttatgaaagTGATGTAAACGGCATAATTACATATTCTggtaatatacaatatatacaataatataatattttgtatatgtaactttttattttacgtttattgtacattacaaaaaatactCATTTTATTCATTCCAACAAATTTACGATCAATACAGATGCTGCATATCTACTGTCTTTGGCTTTTACTGGACTCGTTTTGGACCGATAAAGAGAAGCACCCGGCTATGCCATTGTAatgcttggaagtgccaggatcattttttaatataactctgactgtattcgtctaaaagaacgaagtgagtaaataaagggcttattatcatttttgggtgaactaacactTTAAGTGCACtgaaagtacatttttagcataaatGCATTAATGGATTATTAACTACATGCAGGcctattattaattaatattttaagtttaatctgACCTAATTTACaagaacattaaaatacttACAATTGGACAGAAGAATCTCTGTGGTCTTTTCTGGCTCAAAGTCATAAATCAATTGCCCGGAAGGCAGATTTTGTTATAAAATCTGATGTCACTGTCATGTTGCAGGTAGTGATGAGGTGAGGACTctaacacaaaaatgtaaacaaataaataagggAGCAAACGAGGAGGGACAGTTGGAACAACTAAAGCAATAATCAGGTAACAAGATGGGGGGGGGGGGATGCAGCAGAGTAAATCAAAGCCATATGCTTACACAAAACAAGAACACGCGACCAACTCATGAACCGCGTGTTCACGCAAAACAGATAAGAGAGACACTAAACACATGCATTTACAGTAACCACGAGTGTCTCTTATCTGTGAGCTCACGTGTTGAGTGTCTCTCTTATCTCTGAGTGCACGAGTTGAGTGTCTGTTTCCTCTTGAGAGACAATATTATACATAGATGAGAAGCAAACAGGTCTGAAGATCCACCACTGTGAATCCGGCAGAACTGTAATAGAGAGCACCAAAAGGTTAACAATCGTCTTTGTGGCTGTAACAAAAGAGGCAAGGGGTTCATAGGGGGTCGCTGTAATCCAGACAGGCAAACAGTTCAGAGACAGCATCCCTGGCCATGACAAGGCAAACAGAGAGTTTAAGAACAGCCTCCATGGGCATGACAAGACAGGCAGTGAGTTCAGAAATGACGTCCTTGGTCATTACAAAACAGAGAGTTCAGAAATGGGCACCACCACCTTGAGAGGAGCTGAAGCAGACGCTGCCATATTGGGAGGTGCTTGAGCAGGCTCTGGATTAAATTCATAGACTAGAGCGGGCTCAGGATCAGGCTCATGGACTGGGGCAAGCTCTGGAGTGGATCATGGGCTGGAGTGGACTTTGGATTGAACTCATAGACTGCAGCAAGCTGTGGAGCAGATTCATTGACAGGAGCAGGCTTTGAGGGCTCCTGGACTGGAGCAGGTTCTTGAACGGAATCAGAGACTGAGGCAAGCTCTGGAGTAACCTCGTAAACTCGACTGGGCTCTAGACTGCACTCATAGACTGGAGCAGACTATGGAGCAGACTCATAACCTGGAGCAAACTCTGGAGTAAACTTGTAGACTTGAGTGTGTTCAGGAGCAAATTCATGGACTAGAGAAGTCTCTGGATTGAACTCCGAGACAGGCTCCATGTGGTAAAAGGTGCTGTGAGCAGTGAGATCGGGTTGCTCTGTAGTGGCTTCTGTGGGCGAGACAAGGTTAGCGGGCTGCTCAGTGACAGCCTTTGTGGCTGCAGCAGTAAGAATGGGCTGTTCTTTGGCAGGCTGTTCTGGAGAGGGTTGCCCAGGAACCTCTTGGGACCACCGAACTTGGGATCAAAGGAGTCGGGTCCTCCAGGACCACCAGTGGTAGGTGGCAGAACTCGAATGCTCATTCTCTCTTTATGGCTAGTGCGTACTGTCACGTTACAGGTAGTGATGAGTTGAGAActcaaatgcagaaatgtaaatGGACTTTTATTATTACGTAGTAAACTAAAGGGGGGTCACGTGATGTCATTCAAATGAGAGGAGCGATCCACGACTCTCCAGTGGCAAAACATcgcaaataaaatacaacacaataaaaGACAACACAAAGCGCATCAATAAAGTCAAAACCTGAGTATCGGGGCAAAAGACAAACTAGCATCGACCAAGACAAAATTATAGAGTGCCCTGCATTGTTTAGATGAACAGCCAAAGTGGATTATCTGGAAAACAGTTCAAGACGACAGAACCTGATCATTCTAAACTTTACTGAAGAAGCGGAAGGTGCAAACCCAACTTCTTCCAATCCTGGCTACCCACCTTTGTTGGCGTAGAAGAGCAGCTGGTTCGCCTGGATCACAGTCACAGATTAGGAAGGCCTAGTTCGCAGCTGCCTCAATGGTCGGGATGCCGCCCGAGGGCCGGTGATAAAAAGCTACATTTAGTTTTACACATCAAAGACAAAGAATTTACTTTCTACTCAGCTCCACATAGTCTTTTTCAAGgatagactttttaaaaatctaaattagcCTTGGATAGAATTATATCATGTGATATTGATCTAATCTCCATTTCAGATCATGCACCCAACTGTAAAATTTGAACTCCCCCTTTAGGGATCCCTCGTGTGAAGTCTGGAGGCTCAATTGCTCtctgcttaaaataaaaaaaaaaatcctaaaaaccAATGATTCACTGATGTGAATAGGTtgcttaaattacatttaactaataacaatttacttattacttaatctatgaatcatatagaatgttcattagttgctgatgtagtaatcattaataaatggtttagttcttcatgaattatGCGTTAAATCTTGATTATCtgtgaattaatgcatatttgtgcacccgtattgtaaagtgttacagaaaatgtcaataaaatattaaattacattttcatttttttttttagttttgcaaaCATAACACTCATGCAGGCTTGATAACACTGGCAAATATTTTATCACGACaatatcagtgattttttttaagattgctAGTGAAGACAGTTtgttttcagtttagttttccATTCTTTTTCATTCATAGCACCAATAACATGAATCTGACATGATTCAAACATGAATAACATGAgtatgattaatattttttactttaaatgtctgattttaacCATTTATTATGAATTTTCTGCTTCTTTGTCAGTGTCTGACCACATGGGGTAAAGAATGAAAGTGAAACATAACTCAGTGACataatagttgttttttttaattaaatgttcaacatttgatatgctagaaacatggaaAGTGCTACTCTTGTTCTTAGAAAGATCATGAGCTTAGCTCCTTTACTCTTCTTcactctgttttgtttagacTTAAAGCTATTGTAACAAAAGCAATAATTTCCCTTCTTTGTGCGCAATGTTTACTCTTACTTACAAAGATATAGTTCACTTACACAGGAACAATTAAAttccataaaataattttcacattGTGTACTGCACTGGATATGGGTTATTAAAGACATTCACAAGGGAAAAATCAGAAAACCACCAAAACTGGTGTAACTTGCTGGATCATCATAAACCCAGGTGTTCTGCCAAAGTCGTGTAGAAATTTGATCACCGGTCTCAAGTGTGAGAACAATGCCATTGCTAGCATTACCATTGGAAGCAGGCTTCCAAGCATGCAGAGAGCACTGGGTTTGACCATTCTTCAAGAGACTGACTGCCATTGTGGTTCCGCCATGAGAATGACCTTTAAATCTGAAGTAATACGCTCCTTTCATTGGTGCTGTGAAAACACCTGTACAAAGTAGCCACAGAAAATGTCATTATGTGAACAGGATTCTGCATTTGTCATGATATTCTCTTTAGAGAACTTACCAGTATTTGAGTCATAGGCACCTCCGATATTACTGAAGACTTTTTTGTAGACCAGAATTTTTGCAGTACTAATGGGCCCAGTGTTTCCTGTTCCTGATTCCAGAAGTCCAGCAGAAAAGGCGACTTTTTTGGCTGTGAATGAACAAAAAGACCGgtataaaatatgcaaaaaaattaaatacgtaaatacatttaaatgtcaaCAAAGTGTGCCTTTTACTTGCCTTCGTTCTCTTTCTGGAAAGATTCAAGCTTATTTTGTGAATCTTGTACTGTGGTTTTCAATGCTGTTTGAATACACAAAGATATGATAATGTCACAGCGTTGCtaaacaatcattttaaactGATGCGCAAGTTGCAGTTTCTttaaaataggtaaataaatTGTAGTTTTCCACAATGATGttcaaaaaaatgtagttaCTGTTCCACCTTAccttcattttcattcaacacTTTGGCCAGTGTTTCTTCTAACTTTTGTATCCTTTCATTCATGCTTTTCAGTTTCTCAAGCTCAGCAATAATGTTCACAGTTGGTGAAAAGAACTCCTCTGCAAGTGAACTCCCAGCACAGAGCAGCAGTACCATTTGTAACACCGCCATTGTCAGTTATTTTTCAGGTCCACAAATTACTCCTGTAATTATTCTACAGTTCAGCTTGGACACTGTTACAAATGCTTTGAAACCTTGTATTACGGTTGCACAAGTTTGTAAACAGTTGTACTTTAGACTATGTggggttttgtttattttagtaatccATTAGGACAAGTCAGATGTACAGCTGTTGAGTGCACTTAAAGTACATTGTCAATAGAAAAATAGAAGTTCATTTATTGattacatttagtttttgtaGCAGTATAAGTCATCTTTTTTAAATGCTCTATATAAGTTAAAGTACAAATATCAAAAAGTTTTTCAGTCAAGGCAAAATCAGCGATGGTTTTGATGTCGCCATCTTCACAGATATTTAAAGATAAGTTTTAGCGACCTCCCCAAATGAGGTCATCCAGACTGAGAATGTCCCCAGATTGATTTTGGGACAGATTGTTTTTAGTTCAGCTTtagtttagttcagtttttaaactttcttcttctttgtCTGTGTCTGACCACATGTGGATAAGAATGAAAGCGAAACATAATTCAGTGATGTATttggtttatttaattaaatgctcAGCATTTCATATGCTAGAAATGGGGGTAGCACTTTAGAATAATGGTCCATTGTTAACAAGTATCATGAAGTAATCGGGTTGTACTACATTAACACTGAGCTTAATAATACTAACTAACATGGAAGCAAGATGAACTAAGTAGTAAGTAATAGCACATTTAGGACAAAGGTAGTTCCTTATTTGGTATTCagtaattactaaataaaaaatccttATTAAGAATTACTTGATAAACTAACTATGAACTAACTATGATCAATTAATACAGAATAACCAATTAATTAGCAATCACAACAGTAACGTCTAAAAAGTATTGAATTACTTGTGAATTTGATGTCGATCCCTCACTAATTACTCAAGACTTACCTTGTCAGCCCGCAGGAACTAGTGATCTGGACCAATTATTGTAAAGTGAAACCCGTCGGTAATTATTCAAGCATTACGTTGTCAGCCCTCAAGAACTACTAGTGATCAggatcaatattttttttaaatgaaagacgttaaagga
This window encodes:
- the LOC127160924 gene encoding complement C1q-like protein 4 isoform X1; the encoded protein is MAVLQMVLLLCAGSSLAEEFFSPTVNIIAELEKLKSMNERIQKLEETLAKVLNENEALKTTVQDSQNKLESFQKENEAKKVAFSAGLLESGTGNTGPISTAKILVYKKVFSNIGGAYDSNTGVFTAPMKGAYYFRFKGHSHGGTTMAVSLLKNGQTQCSLHAWKPASNGNASNGIVLTLETGDQISTRLWQNTWVYDDPASYTSFGGFLIFPL